A stretch of Methanobrevibacter sp. YE315 DNA encodes these proteins:
- a CDS encoding class I SAM-dependent methyltransferase translates to MNLKDIKIIEEPELLINARNPQGELGDRLIEKMNVNHEKLAKWSLKHLKISGTDIILDIGCGGGVNVDRFCHITDNKVYGLDYSKVACEKSTLLNESAICEGRCEIIQGSVSEMPFDDNSFNIVTAFETVYFWPDFTNDLKEVRRVLKDNGKIFIANEALPKENDERQKELIELLDMNIYSENQLEEHLQEAGFSNIKIYIKESKDSFTGEDASWICAVAQK, encoded by the coding sequence ATGAATCTTAAAGATATTAAAATCATAGAGGAACCTGAATTATTAATCAATGCCAGAAACCCCCAAGGCGAATTGGGTGATAGACTAATAGAAAAGATGAATGTCAATCATGAGAAATTGGCCAAGTGGAGTCTGAAGCATTTAAAAATATCCGGCACTGACATTATCCTAGATATTGGCTGTGGTGGGGGAGTTAATGTAGATAGGTTCTGTCATATTACTGACAATAAGGTATATGGTCTAGATTATTCAAAAGTGGCCTGCGAAAAATCAACTTTGTTGAATGAAAGTGCAATTTGCGAAGGCAGATGTGAAATTATTCAGGGGTCAGTTTCCGAGATGCCATTCGACGACAACAGTTTCAATATCGTGACCGCATTTGAAACAGTCTACTTCTGGCCTGATTTCACTAATGATTTGAAGGAAGTTCGAAGAGTCCTAAAAGACAATGGGAAAATATTCATAGCCAATGAAGCCCTTCCAAAAGAAAATGACGAACGTCAAAAGGAACTGATTGAACTGCTGGATATGAACATATATTCTGAAAATCAATTGGAAGAACATTTGCAAGAAGCGGGATTTTCCAATATAAAAATATACATTAAAGAGTCTAAAGATTCATTTACTGGAGAAGATGCAAGCTGGATTTGTGCAGTCGCTCAGAAATAA
- a CDS encoding carboxypeptidase-like regulatory domain-containing protein has protein sequence MLKKIYVAFLILAVMLFSINMVCAGNFTDLSQQISDNGHVILNEDIVLNQNASNEENVYKEGISINNMEIDIDGNNHAIYGKDSNSNQVRIFNIIKSNVTLSNMIISSAAFKGSGGAIFLDADSNLILKNVTFKDNSAYGIYGEGGAIYSKGYIFIYDCKFENNSATGAAGAVYSSSVSYINNSKFVSNNANWYGGGVFSSYLMELCSCSFENNSAYSGAVLHYTLQYDNIIDHIEFNDCNFINNAANEGGVASTSSFRNIIFNRCNFTGNHANRGGVFYKCSLSRTFARECIFEDNSAKVGALFYEDSFDGDDYEILGFFALEDSVLKNNHVSDKASVFYGKSSNFWVNNTIFDNNANKAIYNGKGNISVMNSIISNYGSDFITQFLGGNITLVNNTWDVSNPNYDEIMRITGNSNVFNEKNYTESILDLNVDSVKRAYYTNMDLDCCSIYVRINETDFAIAHRRDGGINNFTQFIEHDEDYIKYFKPTAEYFFLTKIYTNGWVIGTGGWDDAVYNEKIEAIASDMVKNEYIDPDALQLIYEIKESVDCGHLLIVAPNGTYGNVMYHINNDNKSFYEIGVLGDNSFIVSPNGPDYRRQGSLDNLTNPVETCVYLASNDEYGYLRHCIQVHHIKLSDNGFSDSVYLSNEDGHLINQSNALFADYFWFKENFTAPEDIPICLDYMYIGTFYDLNRTVVSQNATRGYNSDYVFTAQLLNRDGDALVNTAVNVSVNGKSSEYVTDDNGIIEIPFTKLTTSQNIVFTNPATGEVVENLIEVVPRLVGYDVVMDYNDGFKYQVKAFDDSGNPAGENQVVTIRLDKKTYEITTDSEGLATFTIPNTLMPGTYTLEATYAGQTINNTIEVKKSGQTYDNEPEKPSYESGKNWAFGDKTDSFNHNVKLVKNSIGNDLKGIYENLDFGIIFFLELLCICSTGPVLYLCGFGVFSLLFMLMAFFI, from the coding sequence ATGTTAAAGAAAATTTATGTTGCTTTTTTGATACTGGCTGTAATGCTCTTTTCCATTAATATGGTTTGTGCCGGAAATTTCACAGATTTAAGTCAGCAAATCAGTGATAATGGTCATGTTATTCTAAATGAAGACATTGTGTTAAATCAGAATGCCTCCAATGAGGAAAACGTCTACAAGGAAGGAATTTCAATCAATAATATGGAAATTGATATTGATGGGAACAATCATGCCATTTATGGAAAGGATTCAAATTCAAATCAAGTCAGAATCTTCAATATTATAAAAAGCAATGTAACTTTATCAAACATGATAATCTCTTCAGCTGCTTTTAAAGGCTCTGGAGGAGCTATTTTTTTAGATGCCGATTCTAATTTAATCTTAAAGAACGTAACATTTAAGGATAATTCCGCTTATGGGATATATGGTGAAGGGGGAGCAATATATTCAAAAGGCTATATTTTCATTTATGACTGCAAATTTGAAAACAATTCCGCAACAGGCGCTGCGGGTGCCGTTTATTCAAGTTCAGTATCCTACATAAATAATTCTAAATTTGTAAGCAATAATGCTAACTGGTATGGGGGAGGAGTTTTTTCAAGTTATCTGATGGAACTCTGCTCATGTTCTTTTGAAAATAATAGTGCATACAGCGGAGCTGTGCTACATTATACACTACAATATGATAATATAATCGACCACATTGAATTTAATGATTGCAATTTTATCAATAATGCCGCTAATGAGGGCGGTGTGGCATCCACTTCTTCATTTAGAAACATAATATTCAACCGATGCAATTTCACAGGAAATCATGCAAATAGGGGAGGAGTATTTTATAAATGTTCTTTATCAAGAACATTTGCTCGCGAATGCATATTTGAAGACAACTCCGCTAAGGTTGGAGCGCTTTTCTATGAAGATTCTTTTGATGGAGACGATTATGAGATATTAGGTTTCTTTGCACTAGAGGATAGTGTTTTGAAAAATAATCATGTATCAGACAAGGCATCCGTATTCTATGGAAAATCAAGTAATTTCTGGGTAAACAATACCATATTCGATAATAATGCAAATAAGGCAATCTATAACGGTAAAGGAAATATCAGCGTAATGAATTCCATAATTTCAAATTACGGATCAGATTTCATCACCCAATTTTTAGGCGGAAACATAACCCTTGTAAATAACACATGGGACGTTTCCAATCCCAATTATGATGAAATCATGAGGATTACCGGCAACTCAAATGTATTCAATGAAAAAAATTACACAGAATCAATACTCGATTTGAATGTTGACTCCGTTAAACGTGCCTATTATACTAATATGGATTTGGACTGCTGTTCTATTTATGTCCGCATAAACGAAACTGATTTTGCAATAGCCCACAGGCGTGATGGTGGTATAAATAATTTCACACAGTTCATTGAACACGATGAGGATTATATCAAATATTTCAAACCAACTGCCGAATATTTCTTCTTGACCAAGATCTATACAAATGGTTGGGTCATTGGAACAGGCGGTTGGGATGATGCAGTTTACAATGAAAAGATAGAGGCAATTGCAAGCGATATGGTTAAAAATGAATACATAGACCCTGATGCATTGCAACTGATTTATGAAATAAAAGAGAGTGTTGACTGCGGACATCTGCTTATTGTTGCCCCTAATGGGACTTATGGGAATGTGATGTATCACATTAACAATGACAATAAATCCTTTTATGAAATAGGTGTTTTAGGTGATAACAGCTTCATCGTTTCTCCAAACGGTCCTGATTACAGGCGCCAAGGCTCTTTGGATAACCTGACAAATCCTGTTGAGACATGCGTTTATTTAGCTTCAAATGATGAGTATGGCTATTTGAGGCATTGCATTCAGGTTCATCACATCAAGTTAAGCGATAACGGATTTTCAGATTCAGTATATCTTTCCAATGAGGACGGTCACTTAATAAACCAAAGCAATGCATTGTTTGCCGATTACTTCTGGTTTAAAGAAAATTTCACTGCTCCGGAGGACATACCGATATGCCTTGATTACATGTATATTGGAACTTTTTACGATTTAAACAGGACAGTTGTTTCACAAAACGCTACCCGAGGTTATAACAGTGACTATGTATTCACAGCCCAATTATTGAATCGTGATGGTGATGCATTGGTAAATACAGCTGTAAATGTTAGCGTCAATGGAAAATCCTCAGAATATGTTACAGACGATAATGGAATTATAGAGATTCCTTTCACTAAATTGACCACTTCCCAGAATATCGTATTTACAAATCCCGCTACAGGCGAGGTAGTTGAAAATTTAATTGAAGTCGTTCCAAGATTGGTTGGATACGATGTAGTTATGGATTATAACGATGGATTCAAGTATCAGGTGAAAGCCTTTGATGATTCTGGAAATCCTGCAGGTGAAAATCAGGTCGTAACAATCAGGCTTGACAAAAAAACCTATGAAATCACAACAGACTCTGAAGGTTTGGCCACTTTCACAATTCCAAATACATTAATGCCTGGAACATATACTTTGGAAGCGACTTATGCCGGTCAAACAATTAACAATACCATTGAAGTTAAAAAATCAGGCCAAACATATGATAATGAGCCTGAAAAACCGTCATATGAATCAGGCAAAAACTGGGCATTTGGTGATAAAACAGATTCATTCAATCATAATGTCAAATTAGTCAAAAACAGTATTGGTAACGATTTAAAAGGCATTTATGAAAATCTTGATTTTGGAATAATCTTCTTTTTGGAATTGCTTTGCATATGCTCAACAGGTCCAGTATTATATTTATGCGGTTTTGGTGTTTTTTCATTGCTATTTATGTTGATGGCTTTTTTCATTTAA
- the surE gene encoding 5'/3'-nucleotidase SurE has protein sequence MNILISNDDGVFAPGILAAKQAVDDLADVTVVAPDKNNSSVGRRISLFKHLKLDLCELEDGSPAYSVSGSPADAVIVGADYVMDEKPDLVITGINSGVNISCDITTSGTVCAALEAVSLGIPAIAVSLFVDPKTAYKQDENGEWYVEYDFTLTKKVLHDLVSRIIDEGFPEGVDLFNLNVPSNYESEEVKITSLSHKMLDKDVIDNTNIEKRELFNYPLDENQSSDDLIMITSNLVQEYEEGSDGHALIVEKRPSLTPLNVNMTSQELKDW, from the coding sequence ATGAACATTCTTATATCTAATGATGACGGTGTTTTCGCACCAGGGATTTTGGCTGCAAAACAGGCTGTAGATGACTTGGCTGACGTTACTGTTGTAGCCCCAGATAAGAATAACAGCAGTGTTGGCCGACGGATATCACTATTCAAGCATCTGAAACTTGACCTTTGTGAGCTTGAGGACGGAAGTCCAGCATATTCAGTTTCAGGAAGTCCTGCAGACGCGGTGATTGTCGGTGCAGATTACGTAATGGATGAAAAGCCAGATTTGGTCATAACAGGAATAAATTCTGGCGTTAACATAAGCTGTGACATCACCACTTCAGGAACAGTCTGTGCGGCATTGGAGGCAGTTAGCCTGGGAATTCCCGCCATTGCAGTTTCCTTATTTGTGGATCCCAAAACTGCCTATAAACAGGATGAAAACGGCGAATGGTACGTGGAATATGATTTCACATTAACAAAGAAAGTGTTGCATGATTTGGTTTCAAGGATAATTGATGAAGGTTTTCCTGAAGGCGTTGACCTGTTTAACCTGAATGTGCCGTCAAACTATGAATCTGAAGAAGTTAAAATTACCAGCCTGTCACATAAGATGCTTGATAAGGATGTCATTGACAATACAAATATTGAAAAAAGGGAATTGTTCAACTATCCTTTGGATGAAAACCAAAGCAGTGATGATTTAATCATGATTACATCTAATCTGGTTCAGGAATATGAGGAAGGCAGTGACGGACATGCTCTAATTGTCGAAAAAAGGCCAAGCCTAACACCCCTAAATGTCAATATGACAAGTCAAGAGTTAAAGGATTGGTGA
- a CDS encoding phosphatase PAP2 family protein: MKINILIDPLLLIQFFRDQIAHGAFNSFFVACSIFGETLTATILIAIVYWCLDKKLGEYLLLGQAGGELVNGLAKVVACVYRPWILDSRIKPVSEAIATATGYSFPSGHVTTATVLFGGAALRGKFGKYLNIALIVSLILVAFSRNYLGVHSVLDVIFGFLFTLIVLIIFSKLFDSLDEMPNLDIIISVVGIIISIMIVAFALTKSYPLDYDSAGRLIVDPAVLTIDTFRNAGISVGTFISWPIERRFIKFATDGTMEAKAARCIFGFISLEFIINVICPLMGNGALGNFLQTFIVMVFIILIYPTIIKLFQKNNLNGK, encoded by the coding sequence ATGAAAATTAATATCTTGATTGACCCATTATTGTTAATACAGTTTTTTAGAGACCAGATAGCCCATGGAGCCTTTAACTCATTTTTTGTAGCGTGTTCCATTTTCGGAGAAACCCTTACTGCAACAATCCTAATAGCAATAGTCTATTGGTGCCTGGATAAGAAATTAGGAGAATATCTTCTTCTAGGCCAGGCCGGTGGGGAGCTGGTGAACGGTCTTGCCAAGGTTGTCGCATGCGTATATCGCCCATGGATACTTGATTCAAGAATCAAACCTGTATCCGAAGCAATTGCAACGGCTACCGGATATTCATTTCCAAGCGGACATGTAACCACCGCCACAGTATTATTCGGAGGGGCCGCCTTAAGGGGCAAATTCGGCAAATACTTAAATATTGCTTTAATCGTTTCCTTGATACTTGTTGCATTTAGCCGCAACTATCTGGGAGTACATTCAGTTTTGGATGTAATTTTCGGCTTTCTCTTCACATTGATTGTACTTATAATATTTTCCAAACTCTTCGATAGTCTTGACGAAATGCCAAACCTTGACATCATCATTTCAGTTGTTGGGATAATAATTTCAATCATGATTGTTGCCTTTGCATTGACAAAATCATATCCTCTTGACTATGACTCTGCAGGCAGATTGATAGTTGATCCGGCAGTCCTGACAATAGACACTTTTAGAAATGCGGGAATTTCCGTGGGTACATTCATAAGCTGGCCAATCGAGAGAAGATTCATCAAATTTGCAACTGACGGAACCATGGAAGCAAAAGCTGCAAGATGCATATTTGGCTTTATCTCATTGGAGTTCATTATAAATGTTATCTGTCCACTGATGGGAAATGGCGCATTAGGAAATTTCCTTCAAACATTCATTGTAATGGTATTTATAATATTGATATATCCTACAATCATTAAACTGTTTCAAAAAAATAACCTAAATGGCAAATAA
- a CDS encoding MFS transporter, which produces MERKTRLLILSLFIMAFSTSTFLSISGVIPEIGAYYHVPFLYASLFVGLFAFILAITGLFLPQYISKFERKKFFVISLIIFSISSFSQIFISNFYLALIARVIPAFFYSSVISIALTIMSEISLKNTNRVILGVSSGTILGLSISTYISIRYGYPIVNVWLFLINVLALIIIMLFFPKMDGKIKRPEFEFHEITSTKFIVTVIFILFLGISVSTIYNYFAVILSSLTHISEELTLSIFLLFNGFASMIGTTLFGYLLIKNSKFAVLIYPIAFAAVILTMGMLIEIPTLTFITLMAFGFLDGSMHTIAQFWITSALKDTPEFANGFYLFINNFNRTIGILIGAFIVSYMNIHLLFTLPIIFLLFSVIFVRYRIKKYPESCENIQ; this is translated from the coding sequence ATGGAAAGGAAAACTAGATTATTGATATTGTCATTGTTCATTATGGCGTTTTCAACGTCTACTTTCCTCAGCATATCTGGAGTGATACCTGAAATCGGCGCGTATTACCATGTGCCATTTTTATATGCAAGCTTGTTTGTCGGTTTGTTTGCTTTTATCCTAGCCATTACCGGTTTATTCCTACCACAATACATTTCAAAATTTGAAAGGAAGAAATTTTTTGTCATATCGCTCATTATCTTTTCAATATCAAGTTTTTCACAGATTTTCATAAGCAATTTTTATTTGGCATTGATCGCTAGGGTAATCCCTGCATTCTTCTATTCTTCAGTAATAAGCATAGCCTTAACCATAATGTCTGAAATATCTCTAAAAAATACAAACAGGGTAATCTTAGGGGTTTCATCAGGAACAATACTTGGACTGTCAATCTCCACTTATATATCTATAAGATATGGATATCCAATTGTAAACGTATGGCTCTTTTTGATTAACGTTTTAGCCTTGATTATCATTATGCTATTTTTCCCAAAGATGGACGGTAAAATCAAAAGGCCTGAATTTGAGTTTCATGAGATTACTTCAACAAAATTCATTGTTACTGTAATTTTCATATTGTTTTTAGGAATCTCAGTAAGTACAATATACAATTATTTTGCAGTAATCCTATCATCATTAACCCATATCAGCGAAGAGCTGACCTTATCAATCTTCCTGCTATTCAACGGATTCGCTTCCATGATCGGAACAACACTATTCGGATATCTATTAATAAAAAATTCAAAATTTGCCGTTTTAATATATCCAATCGCATTTGCAGCCGTTATCCTGACGATGGGAATGCTTATCGAAATTCCAACCCTGACATTCATAACTTTAATGGCATTCGGTTTTCTAGATGGATCCATGCATACAATCGCCCAATTCTGGATTACTTCAGCCCTGAAAGATACACCAGAATTTGCCAACGGATTCTATTTATTCATCAACAACTTCAACAGAACAATAGGTATTCTTATAGGAGCATTTATAGTCAGCTATATGAATATACATCTTCTCTTCACACTGCCTATCATATTCTTGCTCTTTTCAGTTATTTTTGTCAGATACAGAATTAAAAAATACCCCGAATCCTGTGAAAACATTCAATAA
- a CDS encoding MFS transporter, with translation MKQKTLDTKTRNLILILFLIGVFMGSLDTGIIGPVLPSIEQSFHLTSRESSWIFTLFVITFMIGSPVMAKFSDFYGRKKIFILDVLLFGIGSCLIAFSMNIESIFLGRIIQGFGCGGIFPVGGAFIGDEFPLEERGKALGILGSVFGISAIGGPLVGAALIPFGWNWCFTINIPISIFLVIFAWHILPDMENSRKLKIDYLGIVILSLLAIFLSYGLNQIDSSNFINSILSLNVLPFLIMFIILIPIFFKVEKKAEESIVAIHMLKNKDISIACIETLAYGIIYSSAIFIPSLVILSMGLNDQYASLMLIPILGVNAVAAPILGKILDSTGSRKIMAIGTLLLTVGLLIIAIYPSNFILFIIAGCLIGVGLVTIIGAPLRYIVLSEAKPYERGAGQAIVNMLSSAGQLIGGALIGGIIASFSGITGYKISLFLGAIVAFIAFLFTLKLKSRDEQIATMKANQ, from the coding sequence ATGAAACAAAAAACTTTAGATACAAAAACCAGGAATTTAATACTGATTCTGTTCCTGATAGGCGTATTCATGGGTTCACTGGATACGGGAATAATAGGTCCGGTACTGCCTTCCATTGAACAGAGCTTTCACCTGACAAGCAGAGAATCAAGCTGGATATTTACACTCTTTGTAATCACTTTCATGATCGGTTCTCCAGTAATGGCGAAGTTTTCAGACTTTTACGGTCGTAAAAAGATTTTTATCTTGGATGTTCTGCTATTTGGAATCGGGTCATGTCTGATTGCATTTTCCATGAATATCGAATCCATATTTTTAGGAAGAATCATACAGGGTTTTGGCTGTGGAGGAATTTTCCCTGTCGGTGGAGCATTCATTGGTGATGAATTCCCATTAGAAGAACGTGGGAAAGCATTAGGAATTCTCGGAAGCGTATTCGGAATTTCTGCAATTGGCGGACCTCTTGTTGGAGCTGCATTAATTCCATTTGGATGGAACTGGTGTTTTACAATAAACATTCCAATCAGCATATTTCTTGTGATTTTTGCATGGCATATCCTTCCCGATATGGAAAACAGCAGAAAGCTTAAAATAGACTATTTGGGAATCGTAATACTGAGCCTGCTTGCGATATTCCTGTCATATGGATTGAATCAGATTGACTCAAGCAACTTCATAAACAGCATATTGTCCTTAAATGTGCTTCCATTTTTAATCATGTTCATTATTCTAATCCCAATTTTCTTTAAAGTTGAAAAAAAAGCGGAAGAATCCATTGTAGCTATACATATGCTGAAAAACAAGGACATAAGTATCGCCTGTATTGAAACATTGGCCTATGGAATAATCTACTCTTCTGCAATATTCATTCCATCCCTTGTTATTCTTTCAATGGGTCTGAATGACCAGTACGCAAGCCTGATGCTGATTCCTATTTTGGGAGTCAATGCCGTTGCCGCACCTATACTCGGAAAAATCTTGGATTCCACAGGGTCACGAAAAATCATGGCTATTGGAACATTGCTTTTAACTGTAGGCCTCCTGATTATTGCAATTTACCCAAGCAATTTCATATTATTCATTATAGCAGGATGTCTAATCGGAGTAGGCCTTGTAACAATCATCGGAGCTCCTTTAAGATACATAGTTTTAAGTGAAGCAAAACCTTATGAAAGGGGTGCAGGACAAGCTATTGTAAATATGTTATCCAGTGCAGGCCAATTGATAGGCGGTGCCCTTATCGGAGGAATAATAGCATCATTTTCAGGAATTACAGGTTATAAAATAAGCTTGTTTTTAGGTGCTATTGTGGCATTCATCGCATTTTTATTCACCCTGAAATTAAAAAGCCGCGACGAGCAGATAGCCACAATGAAAGCAAACCAGTAA
- a CDS encoding thioredoxin family protein yields the protein MKRNFLILMAIFVVLTVSSAVYSVDFENTTIPGLNITTDIDSAFNVAQSQNKTVVIIFDQESCVYCDMLKKDVLSNSDVQKELNENFVVVLVDINKNPNIAAEYNVFGTPIIQFIDSDGKLINKIEGYVDSDEFLQSIKEI from the coding sequence ATGAAAAGAAATTTTTTAATTTTAATGGCAATTTTTGTTGTTTTGACAGTATCATCCGCAGTTTATTCTGTTGATTTTGAAAACACAACAATTCCAGGATTGAATATAACTACTGATATTGATTCTGCTTTCAATGTTGCACAAAGTCAAAATAAAACCGTAGTTATCATATTTGATCAGGAAAGCTGCGTTTACTGCGACATGTTAAAAAAGGATGTTCTGTCAAATAGTGATGTTCAAAAAGAATTGAATGAAAACTTCGTTGTTGTTCTGGTTGACATCAACAAAAATCCTAACATAGCTGCTGAATATAATGTCTTTGGAACTCCTATTATCCAGTTTATAGATTCTGACGGTAAATTGATTAATAAAATCGAAGGATATGTGGACAGTGATGAATTTTTACAATCCATTAAGGAGATTTAA